A DNA window from Agarivorans sp. TSD2052 contains the following coding sequences:
- a CDS encoding ABC transporter permease has translation METSSSLSVEEILSSKRVLKRKKRLLLLFTTPLLIFVFITFIAPIATMLYRSVYHPTVSQLIPLSLSQMKNWDETQSALPDGMVLREFSLELRSLAEQRLSGKLAEEINRLKPGSSSLIKSTARKLRKQKPEQLQLTGDQFLLASHKKWQDIELWRAIKRAGQPFTDSYYLTTLDLTRNSAGEIEQRDTQIYLKLYWKSLKIALIITLLTAIFAYPLAYYLATAPSKIANRLMVLVLLPFWTSLLVRTTSWIAILQTNGVLNSSLQALGIIDQPFELLYTEYATIIAMTHILLPFMILPLYSVMKNIDPSYLRAALSLGARPIPAFFKIYLPMTVPGVSAGALLVFIISIGYYITPAIVGGTEGQMISNIIAFHMQSSNNWELAAALGSLLLALILALYWVYDRYVGVNNIKLG, from the coding sequence ATGGAAACTAGCAGTAGTCTTAGCGTTGAAGAGATCCTCTCCAGTAAACGTGTACTGAAACGTAAAAAACGGCTGTTGCTGTTGTTTACTACGCCGCTATTAATTTTTGTCTTCATCACTTTTATTGCGCCCATTGCCACTATGTTATACCGGAGTGTTTATCACCCCACGGTCAGCCAACTGATCCCCTTAAGCTTAAGCCAAATGAAAAACTGGGACGAGACTCAGTCCGCACTGCCAGATGGAATGGTATTGCGCGAATTTAGCCTTGAGTTGCGATCCTTAGCCGAACAACGTTTATCCGGAAAGCTAGCCGAAGAAATCAACCGTCTTAAGCCTGGTAGCTCCAGCTTAATTAAATCTACCGCTAGAAAACTCAGAAAACAAAAGCCTGAGCAACTGCAGCTAACCGGAGACCAGTTTCTACTCGCTAGCCATAAAAAATGGCAAGACATCGAGCTATGGCGTGCCATTAAACGAGCAGGTCAACCGTTTACCGATAGCTATTATTTAACCACCTTAGATTTAACCCGTAATTCGGCAGGAGAGATAGAACAGCGCGATACCCAAATCTACCTCAAACTGTATTGGAAAAGCCTTAAAATAGCCTTAATCATTACCCTATTGACGGCGATTTTTGCTTACCCGCTGGCTTACTATCTCGCCACCGCCCCCAGTAAAATAGCGAATCGCTTAATGGTATTAGTGCTATTACCATTTTGGACCTCACTATTAGTGCGCACCACCTCTTGGATTGCGATTTTACAAACCAATGGCGTGCTTAACTCAAGCTTGCAAGCCTTAGGCATAATCGACCAACCCTTTGAGTTGTTGTATACCGAATACGCCACCATTATCGCGATGACTCATATCTTATTACCGTTTATGATTTTGCCGCTATATAGCGTTATGAAGAATATTGACCCTAGCTATTTACGGGCAGCCCTCTCGTTAGGGGCGAGGCCTATACCGGCGTTTTTTAAAATTTATTTGCCCATGACCGTGCCTGGCGTCAGTGCTGGTGCGCTGTTGGTGTTTATTATTTCCATCGGCTACTACATTACTCCCGCCATTGTGGGGGGGACTGAAGGACAAATGATTTCAAATATCATTGCCTTTCATATGCAGTCATCAAACAACT
- a CDS encoding ABC transporter substrate-binding protein — protein MKRLLPIVALATVCNLASAEQLTAVSFGGAYGAAQQKHMIDPFVAETGHKILFENYSGGIAEIKAQVESGNILWDVIDIEVIDLERACSEGLLEVIPHDTLPPGDDGTPAAEDFSEAALSNECGVGNIVWTVLYAFSNDTIKGGQPSTIADLFDTKKYPGKRALRKRPQVNLEWALIADGVPKEQVYEVLETEEGQARAFAKLATISDDIIWFDSWSQAPQLLNDGGAVMVQSANGRIFDAIQSEGKPFEMVWDAHLYDLDVWAIVKGTKKKELAMEFIRFATGSKPLSGMPEVAYGPTRNSSYAYVDKAVIPKLPSSHLDEGLKASGEFWADYGESLGEKFNEWLLK, from the coding sequence ATGAAACGTTTACTCCCGATTGTTGCACTTGCCACGGTTTGTAACCTTGCTAGCGCTGAACAGTTAACAGCAGTGTCGTTTGGTGGCGCCTATGGCGCAGCGCAACAAAAACACATGATAGACCCTTTTGTGGCGGAGACAGGCCACAAGATACTCTTTGAAAACTACTCCGGCGGCATTGCCGAAATCAAAGCTCAAGTAGAAAGTGGCAACATTCTTTGGGATGTCATCGATATTGAAGTTATCGATTTAGAACGCGCTTGTTCTGAAGGGCTACTAGAGGTCATTCCTCACGATACCTTACCGCCAGGAGATGACGGTACGCCAGCTGCGGAAGACTTCAGTGAAGCGGCATTATCCAACGAATGTGGCGTAGGCAACATTGTGTGGACTGTATTGTACGCCTTCAGCAACGATACCATTAAGGGAGGACAACCTAGTACTATCGCCGATTTGTTTGACACTAAAAAGTATCCGGGCAAACGGGCACTACGTAAACGTCCACAAGTAAACTTAGAGTGGGCATTGATCGCTGATGGCGTGCCTAAAGAGCAGGTATACGAAGTACTAGAAACCGAAGAAGGACAAGCCAGAGCCTTTGCCAAACTGGCCACCATCTCAGATGACATCATTTGGTTTGACAGCTGGTCACAAGCACCACAACTGTTAAATGACGGCGGTGCGGTAATGGTTCAATCGGCTAATGGTCGTATTTTTGATGCCATTCAAAGTGAAGGTAAACCTTTTGAAATGGTATGGGACGCCCACCTTTATGACCTCGATGTTTGGGCCATCGTAAAAGGCACCAAGAAAAAAGAATTGGCAATGGAGTTTATTCGCTTCGCTACGGGCTCTAAGCCTTTAAGTGGCATGCCAGAAGTCGCTTACGGCCCAACCCGTAACTCTTCTTATGCCTATGTTGATAAAGCTGTAATTCCTAAGCTACCTTCTTCTCACCTTGATGAAGGACTAAAAGCCTCAGGTGAATTTTGGGCTGACTATGGTGAGTCTTTAGGTGAAAAATTCAACGAGTGGTTATTAAAATAA
- a CDS encoding ABC transporter ATP-binding protein, translating to MSELVNDQQYVRFVDVKKSYDQRSLVVKNFNLDIRKGEFVTLLGPSGSGKTTCLMMLAGFEDVTSGQILVNGQAITNVAPYNRNIGMVFQHYALFPHMTVAENLAYPLVVRKLPSEEIKRRVAESLALVELDSFGNRYPGHLSGGQKQRVALARSLIFEPSIVLMDEPLGALDKNLREQMQLEIKRLHESIGFTAIYVTHDQTEALTMSDRIAVFNDGVVQQCDAPDVLYERPKNAFVADFIGENNHLAGKVIKRSEGVATVELSDGSVVKGQAMDCPEEQQACLLAVRPENLFILSDKHQFENVIEAEFITRLYVGDFIRYFFKLRDKTELMVKVLNDHDAPTMAAGALTQLTWSVTDGLAFDTPPKS from the coding sequence ATGAGCGAGCTGGTCAACGACCAACAATATGTGCGCTTTGTTGATGTAAAAAAAAGCTACGACCAACGCAGCTTAGTAGTAAAGAATTTCAATTTAGATATCCGCAAAGGTGAGTTTGTCACCCTATTAGGACCATCGGGCTCAGGTAAAACCACCTGTTTGATGATGCTGGCTGGCTTTGAAGATGTCACTAGCGGACAAATCTTAGTAAACGGCCAAGCCATTACCAATGTTGCGCCATATAACCGCAATATTGGCATGGTATTTCAGCACTACGCCTTATTTCCGCATATGACGGTGGCCGAAAACCTCGCTTATCCTTTGGTGGTGCGCAAGCTGCCTAGCGAAGAAATAAAACGCCGAGTGGCAGAGTCTTTAGCCTTAGTTGAATTAGACAGCTTCGGTAATCGTTATCCCGGCCATTTATCTGGCGGGCAAAAACAGCGGGTAGCCTTAGCCCGTTCACTGATTTTTGAGCCCTCAATAGTCTTAATGGATGAGCCACTTGGCGCGCTAGATAAAAATTTACGCGAACAAATGCAGCTAGAGATAAAACGCTTACACGAATCTATCGGTTTCACCGCCATTTATGTTACCCATGACCAAACCGAAGCGTTGACCATGTCTGATCGGATCGCAGTATTTAACGATGGCGTGGTCCAGCAATGTGATGCCCCCGATGTGCTTTACGAGCGCCCTAAAAACGCTTTTGTCGCCGACTTCATCGGCGAGAATAACCATCTAGCAGGCAAGGTTATCAAGCGCAGCGAAGGCGTCGCCACAGTAGAGCTAAGTGACGGCAGTGTCGTAAAAGGGCAAGCAATGGATTGCCCTGAAGAACAACAAGCTTGTTTACTGGCGGTACGACCAGAAAATCTATTTATTCTCAGTGACAAACATCAATTTGAGAATGTTATTGAGGCCGAATTTATTACCCGCCTCTATGTCGGCGACTTTATTCGCTACTTTTTTAAACTTCGTGACAAAACTGAGCTGATGGTAAAAGTGCTCAACGATCACGACGCGCCTACAATGGCTGCAGGCGCACTCACTCAACTAACGTGGTCCGTAACTGACGGGTTAGCTTTTGATACACCCCCGAAATCTTAA